A window from Malus sylvestris mitochondrion, complete genome encodes these proteins:
- the rps13 gene encoding ribosomal protein S13, whose product MSYISGARSVADEQVRIASTKIDGIGPKKAIQVRYRLGISGNIKIKELTKYQIDQIEQMIGQDHVVHWELKRGERADIERLISISRYRGIRHQDGSPLRGQRTHTNARTFRKQIRK is encoded by the coding sequence ATGTCATATATTTCAGGAGCTAGATCAGTTGCCGATGAACAAGTAAGAATTGCCTCAACAAAAATTGATGGAATTGGACCTAAAAAAGCCATTCAGGTTCGTTATCGATTAGGTATCAGTGGGAACATAAAGATAAAAGAGTTAACTAAGTATCAGATCGACCAAATTGAACAAATGATAGGTCAAGATCATGTTGTTCATTGGGAATTGAAGAGGGGAGAACGGGCAGACATCGAACGATTAATTTCTATTTCTCGTTATCGTGGAATTCGTCATCAAGATGGATCGCCCTTACGCGGTCAACGAACTCATACTAATGCTAGGACTTTTCGCAAGCAAATTCGGAAATGA
- the matR gene encoding maturase R: MKEAIRMVLEFIYDSEFPDASHFRSGRGRHSALRRIKEEWGTSRWFLEFDIRKCFHTIDRHRLIPIFKEEINDPKFFYPIQKVFSAGRLVGGEKGPYSVPHSVLLSALPGNIYLHKLDQEIGRIRQKYEIPIVQRIRSVLLRTGRIDDQENSGEEASFNAPQDNRAVIVGRAKSIQRKAALNSLVSSWHTPPTSTPRLRGDQKTPFVFPPSSAPAAFLNKPSSLLCAAFLIEAAGLTPKAEFYGRERCNNNWAMRDLIKYCKRKGPLIELGGEAILVIRSERRLARKPAPLKTHYLIRICYARYADDLLLGIAGAVELLIEIQKRIAHFLQSGLNLWVGSAGSTTIAARSTVEFPGTVIREVPPRMTPIQFLRELEKRLRVKHRIHITACHLRSAINSKFRNLGNSIPIKQLTKGMSETGSLLDGVQLADTLGTAGVRSPQVSVLWGTVKHIRQESKGISLLHSSGRSKAPSDVQQAVSRSGMSVRKLSLYTPAGRKAAGEGGGHWAGSISSEFPIQIEAPIKKILRRLRDRGIISRRRPWPIHVACLTNVSDGDIVNWSAGIAINPLSYYRCRDNLYQVRTIVDHQIRWSAIFTLAHKHKSSARNIIPKYSKDSIIVNQEGGKTLAEFPNSIELGKLGPGQDPNNKERSTTSLV; the protein is encoded by the coding sequence ATGAAAGAGGCGATCAGAATGGTACTCGAATTCATTTACGATTCCGAGTTTCCAGACGCATCGCACTTCCGCTCGGGTCGAGGCCGCCACTCGGCCCTAAGACGGATCAAAGAAGAGTGGGGAACCTCTCGCTGGTTTTTGGAATTCGACATCAGGAAGTGTTTTCACACCATCGACCGACATCGACTCATCCCAATCTTTAAGGAAGAGATCAACGATCCCAAGTTCTTTTACCCCATTCAGAAAGTCTTTTCCGCCGGACGACTCGTAGGAGGTGAGAAGGGCCCTTATTCCGTCCCACACAGTGTACTACTATCGGCCCTACCAGGCAACATCTACCTACACAAGCTCGATCAGGAGATAGGGAGGATCCGACAGAAGTACGAAATTCCGATTGTTCAGAGAATCAGATCGGTTTTATTAAGGACAGGTCGTATTGATGACCAAGAAAACTCTGGAGAAGAAGCAAGCTTCAACGCTCCCCAAGACAACAGAGCCGTCATTGTGGGGAGGGCAAAGAGCATCCAACGCAAAGCGGCCTTAAATTCCCTTGTTTCGTCGTGGCACACCCCCCCCACAAGCACCCCCCGGCTCAGGGGGGACCAGAAAACGCCTTTCGTTTTCCCCCCTTCGTCGGCCCCTGCTGCCTTCCTTAACAAGCCCTCGAGCCTCCTTTGCGCCGCCTTCCTCATAGAAGCCGCCGGGTTGACCCCGAAGGCCGAATTCTATGGTAGAGAACGCTGTAATAATAATTGGGCCATGAGAGACCTTATTAAGTATTGCAAAAGAAAGGGCCCGCTGATAGAGCTGGGCGGGGAGGCGATACTAGTTATCAGGTCAGAGAGACGCCTGGCCCGTAAGCCGGCCCCCTTAAAAACCCATTACTTAATAAGGATTTGTTACGCGCGATATGCCGACGACTTACTACTGGGAATCGCGGGTGCCGTAGAGCTTCTCATAGAAATACAAAAACGTATCGCCCACTTCTTACAATCCGGCCTGAACCTTTGGGTAGGCTCTGCAGGATCAACAACAATAGCTGCACGGAGTACGGTAGAATTCCCCGGTACGGTCATTCGGGAAGTCCCTCCGAGGATGACTCCCATACAATTCTTGCGAGAGCTGGAAAAGCGTCTACGGGTAAAGCACCGTATCCATATAACTGCTTGCCATCTACGCTCCGCCATCAATTCCAAGTTTAGGAACCTAGGTAATAGTATCCCGATCAAACAGCTGACGAAGGGGATGAGCGAAACAGGGAGTCTACTAGACGGGGTTCAACTAGCGGACACTCTTGGAACGGCCGGAGTAAGAAGTCCCCAAGTGAGCGTATTATGGGGGACCGTCAAGCACATCCGGCAAGAATCAAAGGGGATCTCGTTGTTGCATAGCTCAGGTCGGAGCAAGGCGCCATCGGACGTTCAACAGGCAGTTTCACGATCGGGCATGAGTGTCCGGAAGTTGTCATTGTATACTCCCGCGGGTCGGAAGGCGGCGGGGGAAGGGGGAGGACACTGGGCTGGATCTATCAGCAGCGAATTCCCCATACAGATAGAGGCGCCTATCAAAAAGATACTCCGAAGACTTCGGGATCGAGGTATCATTAGCCGAAGAAGACCCTGGCCAATCCACGTGGCCTGCTTGACGAACGTCAGCGACGGAGACATCGTAAATTGGTCCGCGGGCATCGCGATAAATCCTCTGTCCTACTACAGGTGCCGCGACAACCTTTACCAAGTCCGAACGATTGTCGACCACCAGATCCGCTGGTCTGCAATATTCACCCTAGCCCACAAGCACAAATCCTCGGCGCGGAATATAATCCCAAAGTACTCCAAAGACTCAATTATAGTAAATCAAGAAGGTGGTAAGACCCTTGCAGAGTTCCCCAACAGCATAGAGCTGGGGAAGCTCGGACCCGGTCAAGATCCGAACAACAAGGAGCGCTCAACTACTAGTCTAGTTTAG